A window of Streptomyces marispadix contains these coding sequences:
- a CDS encoding substrate-binding domain-containing protein — MHENPNPSSGSRTSRRNVLFGTAAAGAALLTGCTSNKSNDDKDAAGQANVADDRPGKKVTIGFAGPQADHGWLNAINEQAKERAKKYQDVTLEATEGSNDNAQQVGQIETLINKKVDVLVILPADGKALTQVGLKAMRAGIPVVNLDRVFASQQAYRCWIGGDNYGMGLNAGRYIGEKLKDKKNAKVVELAGIDNLELTRERTEGFDDALKNYPNIKKVARQAAEFTVESGQSKMAQLLRAEPKFDALWNHDDDQGVGAERAIEQAGRDDFLMVGGAGSRRVMDSIKADDSVIKATVLYPPTMAASAIDLARALGQGKGIGGLAEFEIPASLTLYSAVVTKENVDEYLPTGFK, encoded by the coding sequence CGTACTTCGCGCAGGAATGTGCTCTTCGGCACGGCCGCCGCAGGTGCCGCCCTCCTCACCGGCTGCACCAGCAACAAGAGCAACGACGACAAGGACGCCGCCGGGCAGGCGAACGTCGCCGACGACAGGCCCGGCAAGAAGGTCACCATCGGCTTCGCGGGCCCGCAGGCCGACCACGGCTGGCTCAACGCCATCAACGAGCAGGCCAAGGAGCGCGCGAAGAAGTACCAGGACGTCACGCTGGAGGCCACGGAGGGCTCCAACGACAACGCACAGCAGGTCGGCCAGATCGAGACGCTGATCAACAAGAAGGTCGACGTGCTGGTGATCCTCCCCGCCGACGGCAAGGCGCTCACACAGGTCGGCCTGAAGGCGATGCGCGCCGGAATCCCCGTGGTCAACCTCGACCGCGTCTTCGCCTCGCAGCAGGCCTACCGCTGCTGGATAGGCGGCGACAACTACGGCATGGGCCTCAACGCGGGCCGCTACATCGGCGAGAAGCTCAAGGACAAGAAGAACGCGAAGGTCGTCGAACTCGCGGGCATCGACAACCTGGAGCTGACGCGCGAGCGCACCGAAGGCTTCGACGACGCCCTGAAGAACTACCCCAACATCAAGAAGGTCGCCCGTCAGGCCGCCGAGTTCACCGTCGAGTCCGGGCAGTCGAAGATGGCCCAACTGCTGCGCGCCGAGCCGAAGTTCGACGCGCTGTGGAACCACGACGACGACCAGGGCGTGGGCGCCGAGCGCGCCATCGAGCAGGCCGGGCGCGACGACTTCCTGATGGTCGGCGGCGCAGGTTCGCGGCGCGTGATGGACTCCATCAAGGCCGACGACAGCGTCATCAAGGCCACCGTCCTCTACCCGCCGACGATGGCCGCCTCCGCCATCGACCTGGCCCGTGCGCTCGGGCAGGGCAAGGGAATCGGCGGGCTCGCCGAGTTCGAGATTCCGGCCTCCCTGACGCTCTACTCGGCCGTCGTCACCAAGGAGAACGTCGACGAGTATCTGCCGACGGGCTTCAAGTAG
- a CDS encoding Gfo/Idh/MocA family protein, producing the protein MVGYAFMGAAHSQGWRTVGRVFELPLTPVMTAVCGRDADAVRAAAGRLGWTAAETDWREMIARDDIQLVDICTPGESHAEIAVAALDAGKHVLCEKPLANSVDEAEEMAAAARRARERGQSAMVGFNYRRTPALAFARRMVAEGRLGELRHVRVSYLQDWLVDPAFPLAWRLRREAAGSGALGDLGAHAVDIAQHLAGSPLAGVSAQTETFVTERPLPGEGAGGAVGPVTVDDAAIFNGRLTSGALASFEVSRVAAGRKNALRVELNGTLGSVEFDLERLNELHFHDHTDSAEESGFRRILVTESEHPYLEAWWPPGHGLGYEHTFVHQARDLLYAIATGTDPEPSFADGLQVQRVLAAVEESAAKHSAYIAVGGD; encoded by the coding sequence ATGGTCGGCTACGCCTTCATGGGCGCCGCGCACTCTCAGGGGTGGCGCACCGTCGGCCGGGTCTTCGAACTGCCCCTTACGCCCGTGATGACGGCCGTATGCGGACGGGACGCCGACGCGGTACGGGCCGCGGCCGGGCGGCTGGGCTGGACGGCCGCCGAGACCGACTGGCGGGAGATGATCGCCCGCGACGACATCCAGCTCGTCGACATCTGCACACCCGGCGAGAGCCACGCCGAGATCGCGGTCGCCGCGCTGGACGCCGGAAAGCATGTGCTGTGCGAGAAGCCGCTCGCCAACTCCGTCGACGAGGCGGAGGAGATGGCGGCGGCGGCCCGACGCGCCCGCGAGCGCGGCCAGTCGGCCATGGTCGGTTTCAACTACCGCCGTACGCCCGCGCTCGCCTTCGCGCGGCGCATGGTCGCAGAGGGCCGCCTGGGCGAGCTGCGGCACGTGAGGGTGAGCTATCTACAGGACTGGCTCGTCGACCCGGCCTTCCCGCTGGCGTGGCGGCTGCGCCGCGAGGCCGCCGGTTCCGGCGCGCTGGGCGACCTCGGCGCGCACGCCGTCGACATCGCACAGCATCTCGCGGGCTCGCCACTGGCCGGAGTCTCGGCGCAGACGGAGACATTCGTGACGGAGCGCCCGCTGCCCGGCGAGGGAGCCGGGGGAGCGGTCGGGCCCGTGACGGTCGACGACGCCGCCATCTTCAACGGCCGCCTCACATCGGGGGCGTTGGCGTCCTTCGAGGTGAGCCGGGTCGCGGCCGGACGTAAGAACGCCCTGCGCGTCGAACTCAACGGCACCCTCGGATCAGTGGAGTTCGACCTCGAACGCCTCAACGAGCTGCACTTCCACGACCATACGGACTCCGCGGAGGAGTCCGGCTTCCGCCGCATCCTCGTCACCGAGTCCGAACACCCCTATCTGGAGGCGTGGTGGCCGCCGGGCCACGGCCTCGGCTACGAGCACACCTTCGTACACCAGGCGCGCGACCTGCTCTACGCGATCGCCACCGGCACCGACCCCGAACCGTCCTTCGCCGACGGCCTCCAGGTCCAGCGTGTGCTGGCGGCCGTCGAGGAGAGCGCCGCGAAGCACAGCGCGTACATCGCCGTGGGCGGCGACTGA
- a CDS encoding sugar phosphate isomerase/epimerase family protein, producing MPRQFTLFTGQWADLPLEEVCRLASDFGYDGLELACWGDHFEVDRALAEPDYVAGRRALLEKYGLKCWAISNHLVGQAVCDDPVDERHKGILPARIWGDGEPEGVRQRAAAELKNTARAAAAFGVRTVVGFTGSSIWHLVAMFPPVPPHMVDRGYEDFAERWNPILDVFDAEGVRFAHEVHPSEIAYDYWTTHRALEAIGRRPAFGLNFDPSHFVWQDLDPTGFLYDYRDRIYHVDCKEARTRLDGRNGRLGSHLPWGDPRRGWDFVSAGHGDVAWEDVFRMLHSIGYDGPVSVEWEDAGMDRLAGAPEALRRLKAFDYDPPASSFDAAFSS from the coding sequence ATGCCCAGACAGTTCACTCTCTTCACCGGCCAGTGGGCCGACCTCCCGCTGGAGGAAGTCTGCCGACTGGCCAGCGACTTCGGCTACGACGGCCTCGAACTCGCCTGCTGGGGCGACCACTTCGAGGTGGACCGGGCCCTGGCCGAACCGGACTACGTGGCGGGGCGCCGCGCACTGCTGGAGAAGTACGGGCTGAAGTGCTGGGCGATCTCCAACCACCTCGTGGGCCAGGCGGTCTGCGACGACCCCGTCGACGAACGCCACAAGGGCATACTGCCCGCCCGCATCTGGGGCGACGGCGAGCCGGAAGGCGTACGGCAGCGCGCCGCCGCGGAGTTGAAGAACACGGCACGCGCCGCGGCGGCCTTCGGCGTACGCACCGTCGTCGGCTTCACCGGCTCCTCGATATGGCATCTGGTGGCGATGTTCCCGCCTGTGCCGCCGCACATGGTCGACCGCGGCTACGAGGACTTCGCCGAACGGTGGAACCCGATCCTCGACGTCTTCGACGCGGAAGGCGTCCGCTTCGCCCACGAGGTGCACCCCAGCGAGATCGCCTACGACTACTGGACGACGCACCGCGCACTCGAAGCGATCGGCAGGCGCCCGGCGTTCGGCCTGAACTTCGACCCCAGCCACTTCGTCTGGCAGGACCTCGACCCCACCGGATTCCTCTACGACTACCGCGACCGGATCTACCACGTCGACTGCAAGGAGGCCCGCACGAGACTCGACGGCCGCAACGGCCGCCTGGGCTCACATCTGCCGTGGGGCGACCCCAGGCGCGGCTGGGACTTCGTCTCGGCCGGACACGGAGACGTGGCCTGGGAGGACGTCTTCCGGATGCTGCACTCCATCGGCTACGACGGCCCGGTCTCGGTCGAATGGGAGGACGCTGGCATGGACCGCCTCGCGGGCGCGCCGGAGGCGCTGCGACGCCTCAAGGCGTTCGACTACGACCCGCCGGCGTCGTCGTTCGACGCGGCGTTCTCAAGTTGA
- a CDS encoding DUF397 domain-containing protein gives MSASALAWFKSSYSSGDGDDCVEVALSWHKSSYSSSASGDCIEVASCPEAIHVRDSKNTEGPQLALSPTAWANFVSYASRA, from the coding sequence ATGAGCGCGAGCGCACTGGCCTGGTTCAAGAGCAGCTACAGCAGCGGCGACGGCGACGACTGCGTCGAAGTCGCACTCTCCTGGCACAAGTCCAGCTACAGCAGCAGCGCCTCCGGCGACTGCATAGAGGTCGCCTCCTGCCCCGAGGCGATACACGTACGCGACTCCAAGAACACCGAGGGCCCCCAACTCGCCCTCTCCCCCACCGCGTGGGCGAACTTCGTCTCGTACGCGTCCCGAGCCTGA
- a CDS encoding helix-turn-helix domain-containing protein, whose translation MAGEDGADGGESDSRGGTGSHGEPETSDSLKAFGEVLKAFRKRAGLTQEELAPLVSYSPTSIASFEQGRRFPQPEFVEKVEQVLDAFGALRGAARHLSRQPGLAKWFRQWARLEAEAISLSTYECRLIPGLLQTEAYARTLFVNQLPPMDDVQIDANWAARAERKRLLTERPNTAYSFILEEHLFLRRTGGVGVTRELIDHVLEIAGLRNVEVQVMPLVRENHAGLAGPMQLLETPDNKCFGYNEGQETGQFVSDPKVLSVLQLRYARMRSQALSLEDSLSLLKRLRGAL comes from the coding sequence ATGGCCGGGGAAGACGGTGCCGACGGGGGCGAGAGCGACAGCCGGGGCGGTACTGGTTCGCATGGCGAACCGGAGACCTCCGACAGTCTCAAGGCGTTCGGCGAGGTACTGAAGGCGTTCCGGAAACGAGCGGGGCTGACCCAGGAGGAGCTGGCACCGCTCGTCAGCTACTCACCGACGAGCATCGCCTCGTTCGAGCAGGGACGGCGCTTCCCGCAACCGGAGTTCGTCGAGAAGGTCGAGCAGGTCCTCGACGCGTTCGGAGCGCTGCGCGGCGCGGCACGGCACCTGTCGCGGCAGCCGGGGCTGGCGAAGTGGTTTCGCCAGTGGGCGCGGCTGGAGGCGGAGGCGATCAGCCTCAGTACGTACGAATGCCGCCTGATTCCTGGGTTGTTGCAGACGGAGGCGTATGCGCGGACATTGTTCGTGAATCAGCTTCCGCCGATGGACGACGTTCAGATCGACGCGAACTGGGCGGCACGGGCGGAGCGGAAGCGCCTGCTTACGGAGCGGCCCAACACGGCATACAGCTTCATCCTGGAAGAGCATCTGTTTCTACGCCGCACCGGGGGAGTTGGGGTCACGCGGGAGCTGATCGACCACGTCCTTGAGATCGCAGGACTGCGGAACGTAGAGGTTCAAGTGATGCCGCTGGTAAGGGAAAACCACGCGGGGTTGGCGGGGCCCATGCAACTTCTGGAAACACCGGATAACAAGTGCTTCGGCTACAACGAAGGGCAGGAGACCGGACAGTTCGTCTCCGACCCGAAAGTGCTCAGCGTCCTGCAACTCCGATATGCCAGGATGCGCTCGCAGGCTCTCTCCCTTGAAGACTCCCTGAGCCTGCTGAAGCGATTGCGAGGAGCACTATGA
- a CDS encoding D-Ala-D-Ala carboxypeptidase family metallohydrolase: MSSRPVRVLVSVLTGAGLALAAPAAVPALASSAPAAAAGAKAADACYTWSGTLSEGASGEAVRQLQIRVAGYPGSGSQLSVDGQFGPATKAAVQRFQSAYGLPADGVAGAQTFAKIYELQDDDCTPANFSYDELNNCNSDWSGGKVDAATARANALVTMWKLQAMRHAMGDAPITVNGGFRSVACNSSVGGAANSRHMYGHAADLGAGSQGFCALAQAARNHGFTEILGPGYPGHDDHTHVAGGDGQFWSAPDCGI, translated from the coding sequence ATGAGTTCACGTCCTGTCAGAGTGCTGGTATCGGTCCTCACCGGTGCGGGTCTGGCGCTCGCCGCGCCCGCCGCCGTACCCGCGCTCGCAAGCTCCGCGCCCGCCGCCGCGGCCGGCGCGAAGGCCGCCGACGCCTGCTACACCTGGAGCGGGACGCTCAGCGAAGGCGCGTCGGGTGAGGCCGTACGGCAGCTTCAGATCAGGGTCGCCGGGTACCCGGGGTCGGGCAGCCAGCTCTCCGTGGACGGCCAGTTCGGCCCGGCCACCAAGGCCGCCGTGCAGCGCTTCCAGTCGGCCTACGGGCTGCCCGCCGACGGCGTCGCGGGCGCGCAGACCTTCGCCAAGATCTACGAGTTGCAGGACGACGACTGCACGCCCGCCAACTTCAGCTACGACGAACTCAACAACTGCAACTCCGACTGGTCCGGCGGCAAGGTCGACGCGGCCACGGCACGCGCCAACGCCCTCGTCACCATGTGGAAGCTCCAGGCCATGCGGCACGCCATGGGCGACGCACCGATCACCGTGAACGGCGGCTTCCGCAGCGTCGCCTGCAACAGCTCGGTCGGCGGCGCCGCCAACTCCCGCCACATGTACGGCCACGCGGCCGACCTGGGCGCCGGTTCGCAGGGCTTCTGCGCCCTGGCGCAGGCCGCACGCAACCACGGCTTCACCGAGATCCTCGGCCCCGGCTACCCGGGCCACGACGACCACACCCATGTCGCGGGCGGCGACGGCCAGTTCTGGTCGGCCCCCGACTGCGGTATCTGA
- a CDS encoding SseB family protein, producing the protein MLTEEFEDADSAREHVLGALGEFRRSLLVVPIRDGGVLAGDQGGLRWIFAFTDVDTLTAFARARDEGGEWEFRRVYGARLLDETLAEVGVPCGIAVDVGSEGAFLLPPAKGIVPDEVAVTEEPEGA; encoded by the coding sequence ATGCTGACGGAGGAGTTCGAGGACGCCGACTCGGCACGGGAGCATGTGCTGGGGGCGTTGGGGGAGTTCCGCAGGTCGTTGCTGGTGGTCCCGATCCGGGACGGCGGGGTCCTCGCCGGGGATCAGGGCGGCCTGCGGTGGATATTCGCGTTCACCGACGTGGACACGTTGACGGCGTTCGCGCGGGCGCGGGACGAGGGCGGGGAGTGGGAGTTCCGCCGTGTGTACGGGGCGCGGTTGCTGGATGAGACCTTGGCGGAGGTCGGGGTCCCGTGTGGTATCGCGGTCGATGTGGGCAGCGAGGGGGCGTTCCTGCTGCCCCCGGCGAAGGGGATCGTTCCGGATGAGGTGGCTGTGACCGAGGAGCCGGAGGGGGCGTAG